The Sulfurimonas hydrogeniphila genome includes a window with the following:
- a CDS encoding transposase has product MNHKQHSTNGLNLLQKTEGFSQAQSAWRFYNNEHVDIESLNEPMLTRGIKTINKSSDEYILVAHDWSLINYKNHTAKTDCIRKRRSNVNNASSRGYELQSSLAIESSSGKPILPLVQNLKTQDKVLSSYNPTMKSHLTHLGELTQRIAYINQSLNIQKKIVHVIDREADSAGFFRGLQKEDLYIVRALDNVKVRYEDEDITQKELSKKMDKGKYVKTIQYQNKKVKIYVNTVDILITRDSYQKTDTPQGKTIKQKVKGKPIKNRFIVQRLIDEKNNTVATWLLLSNLPKDVDITRIGLWYYYRWNIETYFKLLKSSGFNLEKWQQESAQAIFKRLFVASYACLLVWEIEHTNSKNMLAIRKFLVRLSGRLVARKKISTSPALLAGLWNFFSAMDMLELYDIEELHSIKKELNDFMQMEF; this is encoded by the coding sequence ATGAATCATAAACAACACAGTACCAATGGATTAAACCTGCTACAAAAGACTGAAGGATTTTCACAAGCACAAAGTGCTTGGAGATTTTACAATAATGAGCATGTAGATATAGAGTCACTCAATGAGCCAATGCTTACAAGAGGGATTAAAACTATTAATAAAAGCAGTGATGAATATATACTTGTAGCCCATGACTGGTCACTCATAAATTATAAAAACCATACGGCAAAAACAGATTGTATACGAAAACGCAGAAGCAATGTAAATAATGCTTCATCAAGAGGATATGAGTTGCAAAGTTCCCTTGCAATTGAGAGCAGCAGCGGCAAACCAATCCTTCCCTTGGTACAGAACCTAAAGACACAAGATAAAGTGCTCTCAAGCTATAATCCTACAATGAAGAGTCATCTTACCCATCTCGGTGAATTAACACAAAGAATAGCTTATATCAATCAATCCCTCAACATACAAAAGAAAATTGTACATGTAATTGACAGAGAAGCAGACAGTGCGGGGTTTTTCAGAGGACTGCAAAAAGAGGATTTATATATAGTACGAGCATTAGACAATGTCAAAGTCAGGTATGAAGATGAAGATATTACCCAAAAAGAGTTGTCCAAAAAAATGGATAAAGGCAAATATGTAAAAACTATACAGTATCAAAATAAAAAAGTAAAAATTTATGTTAATACGGTAGATATACTTATAACAAGAGACAGCTATCAAAAGACAGATACGCCACAAGGTAAAACAATAAAACAAAAAGTAAAAGGCAAGCCAATAAAAAACAGATTTATAGTCCAAAGACTCATAGATGAGAAGAACAATACAGTTGCTACCTGGCTTCTGTTAAGCAATCTTCCAAAAGATGTTGATATAACAAGGATAGGATTGTGGTATTATTACAGATGGAATATAGAAACGTATTTTAAACTGTTAAAAAGCTCAGGGTTTAATTTGGAAAAATGGCAGCAAGAGAGTGCACAGGCTATATTTAAACGCTTGTTTGTTGCCTCTTATGCCTGTTTGCTTGTATGGGAAATTGAACATACAAATAGTAAAAACATGCTGGCAATTAGAAAGTTTTTAGTTCGATTAAGCGGGAGATTGGTAGCAAGAAAGAAGATATCTACCTCTCCGGCTCTGTTAGCAGGTTTATGGAACTTCTTCTCTGCTATGGATATGCTTGAACTTTATGATATTGAAGAACTCCATAGCATTAAAAAAGAACTCAATGACTTTATGCAGATGGAGTTTTAA
- a CDS encoding putative inorganic carbon transporter subunit DabA encodes MSTIMQKLDAVKSTVPHYWPIGAFIHHNPLKGFEHLHFKEGVAKAQSIFGGNVYMQPSYYLNLYKEGKINSDLLEANLKEILKSDGLQEHYDLAKKCLIEVNPKWNSLRSTADLNEHEIDEDLLAYLDEKFFYHNKEKWIEKLTKHMTLYEINDILFDRDDKEMIEKDIIEYITRFLDEEQTTITMPNRELGMFETFKLYENFDYAKDSESFVNETLQKLKVKNVEQYLLAHILKLHGWAGFIKYRSEDPDYFSQQEYPSSLMDYMAIRLYFELAYLQHRQIKNFELLDSFVQKNSACVILKILQAKGDLPGKYIDAIQEHQNYEQILENYVQDELKLDAKQVHLSSAQLNNKEIALTELAKIMETLRSHEGYIWLKSLEDSYIHTFIDEMKLTQTANGQRPLASATFCLDVRSELMRRSLESRGSYVTYGAGGFLGFPIAFVEFDKAHEQFLCPAVVKPGNIIFELPKEAHEEYSSKKIMNKTTKKVLSDLKNNPYTPYIMVEAIGWIFGINLFGKTFSPRKTNRFLSGFKAQKPKTTYTLNKLSDQEIEMYVNKMHRYVIVEALKNSASQEYTAEEIQAIRDHLVFEEELSLDIPKELLEKLRTKYKITRKDYEYQKNKLKMVGFTLEEKVEYLYSFLMMIGQVDNFAEFVILCGHQSVSDNNPFESALDCGACGGSSSLPNNRALCMIANSQDVREAIAQKGIVIPDDVKFMPALHVTSTDEIKFYDTDILTQEEMTKFTKVMKDFEEASKISRQERITQLPYTNTQEDIIVKSMDWSEPRPEWGLAGNMGVFAGPRSSIKHMAFKNRLFMHSYEASLDNENADILTKIFNGPLIVGEWINMEHYFSTVDNAVYGAGSKVYHNIVAKVGVFNGNYGDLKIGLPTQSVMLEGKAYHEPVRLLTYMEAPLEAVGKAVENSVAKEFILNEWIRPVIIDKKAKKVYSYESGDFKVIKEF; translated from the coding sequence ATGAGTACAATCATGCAAAAACTTGATGCTGTCAAATCAACGGTACCCCATTACTGGCCAATCGGTGCATTTATTCATCACAACCCTTTAAAAGGTTTTGAACATCTCCATTTTAAAGAGGGAGTGGCCAAGGCGCAGAGTATCTTTGGCGGGAATGTTTACATGCAGCCGTCGTATTATCTGAATCTTTACAAAGAAGGCAAAATCAATTCTGATTTGCTCGAAGCAAACTTAAAAGAGATACTCAAAAGTGACGGATTGCAAGAACATTATGATCTGGCAAAAAAATGTCTGATAGAAGTCAATCCGAAATGGAACAGTCTTAGAAGCACTGCAGATTTAAACGAACATGAAATTGATGAAGATCTGTTGGCATATCTTGATGAAAAGTTTTTCTATCACAATAAAGAAAAGTGGATAGAAAAACTGACAAAGCATATGACACTCTATGAGATCAATGATATTCTTTTTGATCGTGATGACAAAGAGATGATAGAAAAAGATATTATTGAGTATATCACCAGGTTTTTGGATGAAGAACAGACAACCATCACTATGCCAAACAGAGAACTGGGAATGTTTGAAACATTCAAACTGTATGAAAACTTTGACTATGCCAAGGATTCCGAATCTTTTGTAAATGAGACCCTTCAAAAGCTGAAAGTGAAAAATGTTGAGCAGTATCTACTGGCGCATATTTTAAAACTGCACGGATGGGCAGGGTTTATAAAGTACCGTTCCGAGGATCCTGACTATTTTTCACAGCAGGAGTATCCGTCATCACTGATGGACTATATGGCTATCAGACTCTATTTTGAGCTTGCCTACCTTCAGCACAGACAAATCAAGAACTTTGAACTGCTGGACTCTTTTGTGCAAAAAAACAGTGCCTGCGTCATTTTGAAAATACTGCAGGCAAAAGGGGATCTGCCCGGCAAATATATAGATGCTATACAGGAGCATCAAAATTATGAGCAGATTTTGGAAAATTATGTGCAGGATGAACTCAAACTGGATGCCAAGCAGGTGCACCTCTCAAGTGCCCAGCTGAACAATAAAGAGATTGCCTTGACAGAGTTGGCAAAAATCATGGAGACATTACGCTCCCATGAGGGATATATCTGGCTGAAGTCTCTTGAAGACAGCTATATTCATACTTTTATTGATGAGATGAAACTGACTCAAACAGCTAATGGGCAGAGACCTCTGGCTTCTGCCACATTTTGTCTGGACGTACGTTCGGAACTGATGAGAAGGTCTCTTGAGAGCAGAGGCAGTTATGTAACATACGGGGCAGGAGGTTTTTTAGGTTTTCCTATTGCCTTTGTGGAGTTTGACAAGGCGCATGAACAGTTTTTATGTCCGGCGGTGGTAAAACCCGGCAATATTATATTTGAACTGCCAAAAGAAGCGCATGAAGAGTACAGTTCGAAAAAAATTATGAACAAAACTACGAAAAAAGTTTTAAGTGATCTGAAAAACAATCCTTATACTCCTTATATAATGGTAGAGGCAATCGGCTGGATCTTCGGAATAAACCTTTTTGGAAAAACATTTTCTCCAAGAAAAACAAACAGGTTTTTGTCCGGCTTTAAGGCACAAAAACCTAAAACCACATATACTCTGAACAAACTCTCAGATCAAGAGATAGAAATGTATGTCAATAAAATGCACAGATATGTGATTGTAGAAGCTTTGAAAAACAGTGCATCGCAGGAGTACACGGCAGAAGAGATTCAGGCCATTCGCGATCATTTGGTTTTTGAAGAAGAGTTGTCACTGGATATTCCAAAAGAGTTGCTGGAAAAACTGCGCACAAAGTATAAAATAACACGAAAAGATTATGAGTATCAGAAGAACAAACTCAAAATGGTCGGATTTACTCTTGAAGAGAAAGTAGAATATCTGTACAGTTTTTTAATGATGATAGGCCAAGTGGATAATTTTGCCGAGTTCGTCATTCTCTGTGGACACCAAAGTGTTTCGGACAACAATCCGTTTGAGTCGGCACTTGACTGTGGCGCATGTGGCGGGAGCAGCAGTTTGCCAAACAACAGAGCTCTTTGTATGATAGCCAACTCGCAAGATGTAAGAGAGGCCATTGCCCAAAAAGGGATTGTCATTCCGGATGATGTCAAGTTTATGCCGGCTTTACATGTAACGAGTACAGATGAGATAAAGTTTTATGATACAGATATCCTAACGCAAGAAGAGATGACAAAATTTACAAAAGTTATGAAGGATTTTGAAGAAGCTTCAAAAATTTCGCGCCAGGAGAGAATCACCCAGTTGCCGTATACAAATACCCAGGAAGATATCATTGTAAAATCAATGGACTGGTCAGAACCAAGGCCGGAGTGGGGATTGGCAGGAAATATGGGTGTTTTTGCCGGTCCAAGAAGTTCTATAAAACATATGGCATTTAAAAACAGACTCTTTATGCACTCGTATGAGGCTTCTTTGGATAATGAAAATGCGGATATTCTGACAAAAATTTTCAACGGACCTCTTATTGTAGGTGAGTGGATCAACATGGAACACTATTTTTCTACGGTAGACAATGCCGTTTATGGAGCAGGTTCCAAAGTCTACCACAATATTGTTGCCAAAGTCGGGGTTTTTAACGGTAATTACGGTGACCTTAAAATAGGACTTCCTACGCAATCTGTTATGCTGGAGGGTAAAGCCTATCACGAACCGGTAAGACTGCTCACCTACATGGAAGCCCCTTTGGAAGCAGTGGGCAAGGCGGTTGAAAATTCGGTGGCCAAAGAGTTTATTTTAAATGAGTGGATACGACCTGTTATCATTGACAAAAAAGCGAAGAAGGTATATTCGTATGAATCAGGTGATTTTAAAGTTATAAAAGAGTTTTAA
- a CDS encoding proton-conducting transporter membrane subunit produces MEKIILLIPGIPIVIAFLLIFVKKKEFIPKISLILSSMIALLGLYGAYYVISNDTQITGFGGLLIYNQLSAVLVPYVAILGLVIRKYATKYMWDEAGYKRFFILLNFIFASIYLLVMSNNLIVLALAWQLMSIGLYLLVSFNVGSKTAVKNARWTMYIHKGADLVFLLAVILTYKTFQSLDLATLSEKWLLMSKGPVEDPVIFVIGLLFLIAAMMKSAIVPFHIWLPYTSEAPTPVSGLMHAGVVNVGGILLNKLAYLLMLTPGVLNIAFGVGLFTAIFASALMLVVSDIKRSLGYSTVGQMGYMIMEIGLGAFSLAIYHLIVHGIFKATLFLESGALIKYARHDPNIPERLSYKVFWEDKTGNRSNRLFYLIAIFTILPVLAFIGVKMVLSEEFFEFNAAIVILAFAWLTGTQLFLSFFKVSKSDSIQVILALVSTFVLILFTYEFIGLTLEHFLYGEDALLFYKAATLNVTMASSMVMLAVIMTIGWLFMYKQHFVEIPNADIKPNKMKWLFYKLLAKEGFYFEIFKRSKKGRL; encoded by the coding sequence ATGGAAAAAATTATACTGCTCATTCCGGGTATTCCTATTGTAATAGCATTTTTGCTGATTTTTGTGAAGAAAAAAGAGTTTATTCCGAAAATCAGTCTTATTTTGTCGAGTATGATAGCCTTGCTCGGACTGTACGGAGCGTATTATGTCATAAGTAATGATACACAAATCACGGGATTTGGCGGATTGCTTATATATAATCAGCTTTCAGCTGTTTTGGTACCCTATGTTGCAATTCTTGGTCTTGTCATTCGTAAATATGCTACGAAATACATGTGGGACGAAGCAGGGTATAAAAGATTTTTCATTCTTTTGAACTTTATTTTTGCGTCAATATATTTACTGGTTATGAGTAACAATCTGATTGTTTTGGCTCTGGCATGGCAACTGATGAGTATCGGTCTGTATTTGCTTGTTTCATTTAATGTCGGTTCAAAAACAGCTGTAAAAAATGCAAGATGGACTATGTACATACATAAAGGTGCCGATCTGGTTTTTTTACTGGCCGTGATACTGACCTATAAAACATTTCAGAGTCTGGACCTTGCAACATTGAGCGAAAAGTGGCTTCTTATGTCCAAGGGTCCGGTTGAAGATCCTGTGATCTTTGTTATAGGACTGCTTTTCTTGATTGCCGCGATGATGAAATCGGCAATAGTGCCGTTTCATATCTGGCTGCCTTACACTTCAGAAGCACCAACTCCGGTATCGGGATTGATGCATGCCGGTGTTGTCAATGTTGGCGGTATACTGCTCAACAAGCTTGCTTACCTGTTGATGCTGACTCCGGGTGTGCTTAATATCGCTTTTGGCGTAGGCCTTTTTACGGCAATATTTGCATCGGCTTTAATGCTGGTAGTTTCAGATATCAAGCGTTCTCTTGGATACTCTACCGTAGGACAGATGGGGTATATGATCATGGAAATCGGTTTGGGTGCATTTTCACTTGCCATCTATCATCTTATTGTGCATGGTATATTCAAGGCAACACTTTTCCTGGAATCAGGCGCTTTGATCAAATATGCCCGGCATGATCCTAATATACCCGAACGCCTCTCCTATAAAGTATTTTGGGAGGATAAAACAGGCAACAGGAGCAACAGACTCTTTTATCTTATTGCAATTTTTACCATTTTGCCTGTTCTGGCTTTTATAGGTGTGAAAATGGTATTGAGCGAAGAGTTCTTTGAATTTAATGCGGCTATTGTTATACTGGCCTTTGCCTGGTTGACAGGAACTCAGCTTTTCCTGTCATTCTTTAAAGTGTCAAAATCTGACTCGATACAAGTCATTCTGGCACTTGTCAGTACATTTGTTCTGATTTTGTTTACCTATGAGTTTATCGGTCTGACACTTGAGCATTTTTTATATGGTGAGGATGCCTTACTCTTTTACAAAGCGGCAACACTGAATGTGACGATGGCAAGTTCCATGGTTATGCTGGCTGTCATTATGACCATTGGCTGGCTCTTTATGTATAAACAGCATTTTGTGGAAATTCCGAATGCCGACATAAAACCAAATAAAATGAAGTGGCTTTTTTACAAACTGCTGGCAAAAGAAGGGTTCTATTTTGAAATATTTAAGCGTTCTAAAAAAGGGAGACTATGA
- a CDS encoding P-II family nitrogen regulator: MVQVNSIIDPSALNDVLHGLEDEGIQGVTVTRVLGKGCWDGTETELTEKVMVIVIVPNKIYKDKAMEAIRANAQDIDHGAGKIWVVPVLEVERIRTGERDLDALQKTIVKNKKRSNDIDLDAFSAIDTPAS, encoded by the coding sequence ATGGTTCAGGTTAATAGTATTATAGATCCGTCAGCACTTAATGATGTGTTGCATGGCTTAGAAGATGAGGGAATACAGGGTGTTACTGTAACAAGAGTATTAGGAAAAGGTTGCTGGGACGGTACAGAAACCGAATTGACAGAAAAGGTAATGGTTATTGTTATAGTTCCCAACAAGATATATAAAGACAAAGCAATGGAGGCTATTCGTGCAAATGCACAGGATATAGATCACGGTGCAGGAAAAATCTGGGTCGTGCCTGTGTTGGAGGTTGAACGTATCCGTACAGGTGAAAGAGATTTGGATGCTCTGCAAAAGACTATAGTGAAAAACAAAAAAAGATCGAATGATATTGATTTAGACGCTTTTAGTGCTATTGATACACCGGCGAGCTAA
- a CDS encoding carbon monoxide dehydrogenase beta subunit family protein: MANQGPAYYSPYPAATYEGVITPPEGKALLLEDVVDEETAMREIAKQMLTKENATIFPGPQVLYAWSDEAKRKATLIKEMAEVLNANMIPMYDYRPKYPKIDAEVEINPNHPNLTIWENKIKAAIFIGVHCHYANVALKIVRAETDCYTIAMCALSGHEDAMATIRDQHASDLEKFIKIAKEVKSELGV; encoded by the coding sequence ATGGCAAACCAAGGTCCTGCGTATTATTCACCATATCCTGCGGCTACGTATGAAGGTGTAATAACACCACCAGAAGGAAAAGCACTTTTATTAGAAGATGTGGTAGATGAAGAAACGGCAATGAGAGAAATTGCAAAACAGATGTTGACAAAAGAAAATGCAACAATTTTCCCCGGTCCACAAGTACTTTACGCATGGAGCGATGAAGCAAAAAGAAAAGCAACTCTTATCAAAGAGATGGCAGAAGTTCTGAATGCGAACATGATTCCAATGTATGACTACAGACCAAAATATCCAAAAATTGATGCTGAAGTTGAGATCAATCCAAATCATCCAAACTTGACGATTTGGGAAAACAAAATCAAAGCAGCAATTTTTATCGGTGTTCACTGTCATTATGCAAATGTTGCATTAAAGATTGTTAGAGCAGAAACAGACTGTTACACTATAGCAATGTGTGCTTTATCCGGACATGAAGATGCAATGGCTACTATTAGAGACCAACATGCTTCTGATCTTGAAAAGTTCATCAAAATAGCTAAAGAAGTTAAATCAGAGTTGGGAGTATAA
- a CDS encoding transketolase C-terminal domain-containing protein: MSKRSDMTNTHNWSGQKLVSTDYLLFEAPREKHFMTGSEVLKEAMKRCTVDASVSYPITPQSEAAHLIGELWAEGYVGTYFRGENEFGVMSEVAGCAMAGARTVTTTSGPGTLRAMENFPQWSGTRIPCQLVLMARGINSPLTIQPDNLEVSFMLETGCMIWYAENVQELFDMSIAAFTVAEKPDVHVPIITVVDGFFVSHTREAVMLPADDIALEPYDPYRAPLPPIDSETPPGRFLRDPFVMKSNYISYATHASWQWEVRSAVERSRPYAEHYLKGLIHITGEEDAEIAFVTCGTASNQAKEAHRELMKLGIKTKVIKLRTIRPFPAKELLAAVEGIKHIFVPEFNVVGWLEKEVRKELYNKCEADIVGGPRVAGGMSMPAEAIIAEVMEKINPGKGA, encoded by the coding sequence ATGAGTAAACGAAGTGATATGACAAACACACACAACTGGTCTGGACAAAAATTAGTTTCAACAGACTATTTGCTTTTCGAAGCTCCTAGAGAGAAACACTTCATGACTGGTTCTGAAGTTTTAAAAGAAGCAATGAAAAGATGTACGGTAGATGCCTCGGTATCCTACCCAATTACACCGCAGTCAGAAGCAGCACACCTTATCGGTGAATTATGGGCTGAAGGGTATGTCGGTACTTATTTTAGAGGGGAAAACGAATTTGGTGTAATGTCTGAAGTTGCAGGCTGTGCAATGGCAGGCGCCAGAACAGTGACAACAACTTCCGGACCGGGAACACTCAGAGCGATGGAAAACTTTCCTCAGTGGTCTGGAACAAGAATCCCCTGTCAACTGGTTTTAATGGCCCGTGGTATTAACTCGCCACTGACTATTCAACCTGACAACCTGGAAGTTTCTTTTATGCTTGAAACCGGATGTATGATTTGGTATGCTGAAAATGTTCAAGAACTTTTCGATATGTCAATTGCAGCATTTACAGTAGCTGAAAAGCCTGATGTACATGTTCCGATTATTACAGTTGTTGACGGTTTCTTTGTATCACATACAAGAGAGGCAGTTATGCTTCCGGCTGATGATATAGCATTAGAGCCGTATGATCCGTACAGAGCACCGTTGCCTCCGATTGATTCTGAAACACCTCCGGGACGTTTCTTAAGAGATCCTTTTGTAATGAAGTCTAACTATATTTCGTATGCAACACACGCTTCTTGGCAGTGGGAAGTACGATCAGCGGTAGAGCGTTCACGCCCTTATGCAGAGCATTACTTGAAAGGTCTTATTCACATTACCGGTGAAGAAGATGCAGAAATTGCATTCGTTACATGCGGAACGGCATCAAACCAGGCAAAAGAAGCACACAGAGAGCTTATGAAACTTGGTATCAAAACAAAAGTTATCAAGCTAAGAACAATCAGACCTTTCCCTGCGAAAGAACTTCTTGCAGCTGTTGAAGGTATCAAACACATATTTGTACCTGAATTCAATGTTGTCGGATGGCTGGAAAAAGAAGTAAGAAAAGAACTTTACAACAAGTGTGAAGCAGACATTGTCGGCGGACCGAGAGTCGCTGGTGGTATGAGTATGCCTGCTGAAGCAATTATTGCGGAAGTAATGGAAAAAATCAACCCGGGAAAAGGAGCATAA
- a CDS encoding thiamine pyrophosphate-dependent enzyme — protein MALDIYKINPEFRDIMPQEIIDLEEKATWSVNRDTPRGIKELPDTKELLEEHSLCAGCPEAAALRYVLSALPKPEDTIIVNSTGCTSLMFPHIALHTVHSLFGNQNAVASGIKRVLDWRFPDIEKDVVVLAGDGATVDIGLDYTLQSFFRQENITTICFDNEVYANTGGQESGATAKGQVFKMAPLGKKFDKVPMWELATTSGCHYSVNMTASAPKAVAKAVREAILVAREIGPTFLNIYTPCILEIGLSANEGLGEMKDQDKDRFASYKYVSPEAEEFLKKCKEEGRI, from the coding sequence ATGGCATTAGATATCTATAAAATAAATCCAGAATTTCGTGATATTATGCCTCAAGAGATTATAGATCTTGAGGAAAAAGCTACATGGTCAGTTAATAGAGACACACCACGTGGTATCAAAGAACTTCCTGACACAAAAGAGTTGCTTGAAGAGCATTCACTCTGTGCCGGTTGTCCTGAAGCGGCTGCTCTGAGATATGTATTATCTGCACTGCCAAAACCGGAAGATACTATTATTGTAAACTCTACGGGTTGTACATCTTTAATGTTCCCGCATATCGCGCTTCATACTGTGCACTCACTTTTTGGTAACCAAAATGCGGTTGCATCAGGAATCAAAAGAGTGCTTGACTGGAGATTTCCGGATATTGAGAAAGATGTTGTTGTTTTAGCCGGAGACGGTGCTACTGTTGATATCGGTCTTGACTATACACTTCAGTCTTTCTTTAGACAGGAAAATATCACTACTATCTGTTTTGATAATGAAGTCTATGCAAATACCGGTGGACAGGAGTCTGGTGCTACAGCCAAAGGACAGGTCTTTAAAATGGCGCCTCTTGGTAAAAAGTTTGACAAAGTTCCTATGTGGGAATTGGCAACAACTTCAGGATGTCACTACTCTGTAAACATGACCGCTTCTGCTCCAAAAGCAGTTGCCAAAGCAGTCAGAGAAGCGATCTTGGTTGCAAGAGAAATCGGACCGACTTTCCTTAATATTTACACACCGTGTATTCTTGAAATCGGTTTAAGTGCAAATGAAGGCCTTGGTGAGATGAAAGATCAGGATAAAGACAGATTTGCATCGTACAAATATGTTTCACCTGAAGCAGAAGAGTTTTTGAAAAAATGTAAAGAAGAAGGGCGTATATAA